One Ranitomeya variabilis isolate aRanVar5 chromosome 4, aRanVar5.hap1, whole genome shotgun sequence genomic window, CTTCTGCATCCTGAATACAAGGAACAAGGTCCCATTAACCACCCGGCGGATGCCCACTGATCACCCATCACAACACGGCGTCCACTCACCTCCTCTTGGGAGGGGGCTCCTCATCCTCAGATTCCTCCTCAGACTCCTCTTCTTCAGACTCTTCGGACTCGTTGTCagactcttcctcctcctcttcctcacttGCCTTGTCTGGGAACAGTATGATGGGACTGTGGGAAGAGACGCGGTGTACTGTACAGCTGTGGGCACCAGACGCACGGCCTGCAGTGTATAGTGCTCGTACCTGGGGTAATATGGAAAGCTGAGCTGGTATGTGCCACTGAAGCCCTTCCCGGAGATCTGCTCCATCCAGCCGTTCTTCTCACACTTCTGCAGGGTTCTCTTCAGCAGATGAACTGGGAGAGGAAAGACATGAAGGTGATCTGGATCagacacacgggggggggggggggcagcctaCAGGGGAAAGCGATGCGGACCCTAGCTCACCTTGGAAGCTGGAGTTCACCCCGGGGTGGTTCTCCAGCACATATTTCTTGATGGCCGTGGTGGAACAGGTCTTGGGCTCATTCATGGCTGTGATGGCAGATAGGATGGCATCCTCAAATCCTCCTCCACTCAGAAGGGGCTTATCTCCTGCTCGCTTCAGCTGTAAGACAGAGGAAAGCCTCAGTCAACACCTTGAGTCTCTGCCTGTGAGGGGCCCGACCTGACTGATGTGATCGTGCAGGACATCAGCGATGTAGCGCTGGGTCATTGGTGGCCGATCCAAGACTAAGAGCGAGCAACATGCCGGGAACCACGGGAGCCGACAGCCCAGTGAGGGCAAAAAAGAACGACGTTTGGGAGCTGCGGCATCGTTATCTTACATGTGGTGAACACATAATAGGGATTCAGATCATCAAAAACAGTCGAACCACCAATCGTAGAGCAAAGCCCGGCCCGAAGGAGTAACACTGCAGCAAGCAAAACCGATTACTGTACTGAATAGAAAAATAGCATAAGCAGCAAGACTCGGGAGCCCCCCGTCACGTGCTGGGGCACAGGGAGTCGGGAGCCCCCCATCACGTGCTGGGGCACAGGGAGTCGACACCACCCCCATCACGTGGTGGGGCACAGGGATTCGGGAGCCCTCTGCCAGATACAAGCGTACAAGACGCAGGGGCGTTATGACACGTACCGATGCACAAAATACGTGAACTCGGTAGGGCTCTACCAAACACCTGGTGCACAAGACACGTGAGCCGTCAGACGTGTGTCGGCGCTCCAGACACATCAGTTGGGTTACACAGACTGACCTGGAATGTGCCAGAAGCTCCTTTCCCTGTGATCTGCTCCAGCTGGCCCTTCTCCACAGCCCTCTGCAGAGCGTTCTTCAGGAGCTGAGGCCTGCAATAGAGTCACTtcagtgcaatgctctgcagacatAACACTCAAAGTACCTTATGTGACAATCACACATGGTGGAAGCACTCTGCATGGAAGACTTAAATCAGAATTATAGAAGACGTGTGTGTGTCTGGAGAACATGAATATGTCACATAATGTACTGTAACAAAATGAACAACACACGTTTCAGTCCTACCTTTGTCAGGGGGTCAAGATGAAAGCAGGACCGAAACGCGCATCTGGGCGGTGGCCGCACACTGCCCTGTATAGGCAATGACCACCTTAATATTGTTTCCACTGGGCTGTCATGTGTGACAATGCTTGTATACCACGTCTGCTTTATAGTGGTTGGCACGGGAGGTCACTTGCTCAGCCCATCTAACCGTACATTGTGTGATGCATTCTGTACACATCCCCCCACCAGCTGTTAATAATAAGGTATATATTCTGTGCATATAATAAGGTATATATTCTATAGTCTGTCATCCCTCCCTCCCGCTCTCACCTCACTTCCACCTTGAGCTTGGGGTAATACTGGGCCACGTATTTCTTGATCAGGCTGTAGGACGCCTCCTTGGGCTCGCACAGTCTGGTGAAGGCCAGCGGCAGGATGTCCTCCAGCTTCACGTTGGGCTGCTCTCCGGCTGCCAAGCTGCTCTTCTGTCAGAAATAACAAGGATGTGATAAGGAGACCCCCGGCACCGGCCCCTCTCCGACCAGCCGCCACTCTGCCCACCTTCTTGTCCCGGGACTTGGAGGCAGATTTGGAGGAGTTGGACACGACAACAAAGCTGCCGGACGCCCCCTTTCCCTTCACCTGGAGAGAAGACAAGGAGGATTGAGGCCGAGGTCTCAGCGGAGGCCCCCACCCCCGGCGAGCAGACTCACCTGGCGGATGTTCCCTCGCTGTAGCGCCCTTTTCAGGGACTGCTTCAGCAGGTAGCCCCTCTTCTCCAGCTCCAGAGATGGGTACTTGCTGATGATGTACTTTCGAATGGATACAACAGACGCCCCCGTCTTCTGGAAACAGGCCTGACGGGAGAGAGCGTGTGACAGGGGCCTCTGCTGGCGCCATAAAAGAGTCCCCCCACATCACAGCTCTGGGGGCACATTGCACGGATATCCTGGCGCCTCTTACCTTAATGGCTTCGGTCAGGATTTCGTCCATCTTGGGGCGGGACGAGGAGGCCATGTGCGTCTGCTTCTGTGCCCGGGCCAGCTGGCTGGCAGACAGGGTGGCCCACGTGGGGAtggtcttcttcaccttcttctccTTGGCTGGCTCCTTGTCGCCACTGAGACACAAGGTGGGGGTCAGTGTGTGGCCACCCGGACCCCCCTCGGCCGCCTCCCGCCATACTCACTCTTTCTTGGCGTCCTCGCTCACCGCCCCCTCGGCCGCCTTCTCCTCGGTGGCCTCCTTGGGCTGCTCGGCCTCGCTGGATGTGGCCGGGGGAGTCtcctgctcctctccggtggacgCGGACTCCTCAGAGCTGGCATCGGCCTCTGCGGGAGGAGAGAGGTGAGCACCGAGGAGGAGGGAGGACACCGGCCCCGGAGGACGACCCTGCCCCGAACATTACCTGCCTTCTTGTCCTCGCTCTCCacggcagcggcagcagcagcacggCTCTTTGGAGCGGACTCCTGGCTGGAGGAATTGACGGAGCGTCGGATCGGCATGGcgggacctctgctacctgctgcACAGAGGATGGGTCAGACGGGGacagaccgggggggggggggcggggttcaCTCTCTCCTGCACTGGCCTTTGGGGGGTGTTTGCGGGGCGAGTTCACTCTCTCCTGCACGGGCCGGGGGGGGGGCGCGGGTCGCTCTCTCGTGCACGGGCCGGGGGGGGTGTCGCTCTCTCCTGCACGCACCGGGGGTCGCTCTGCCCTCGCTACGGGTGCGGCCGCTCAGTCCCGGCCTCAGAGTCGGTAACACAGAGCAGACGCCGCACGGGGGGAAAGGGAAGCGCCGCGCTCTCGCTCACATTacctgcagccaatcacagcccgAGCGCGGACGcggcagccaatcagcgccaagcgAAAAgcgggacaagaaaacacaaaacaaaGAGGCagcattcggtgggcggggcctcgggcagccaatcagcagccgcaGCATCTTTTAAACCGACCGGAGTGATGGGAGGGATCTGCGCCTGCGCGAGGAGGGAGAAGCGGGGGCCGGGATAATGGGGCCACAGTGAGGGCTGGGGGCCCGGAGAAAGGACGGACGGCTGCAGGCACCGCGACCCCGGGGATTCACGTCAGGCCCGAGGCCAAACAGCTCCCGACATCGCCGTCGTCTGGATACAGAACATGGCGTCTGCCCCCTCCCCCCAGAAACACAATGGCGGCTGTTGCTCGGCGTCTCCCTCATCATCACCGGCACACGGGCCCCGTCTCCCCGCAGCGCACAGCGGCCACAGTGCTCACCTCAGACACCGGAGAACACTGAACGCTCCGCAGCGCGCGCTGTCTCCAATGCAAGACACGCCCCCTCCACGTGACCGCGCCCGCCGACGTGCGCGACGTCATCTCCATGGCAACACGGAGCGGAAGCTGAGTAGCCGTACAGTGCGCCTTCTGTGTGCTGCAAATAGCTTGCTGTTAACCCCCCATATAATGCACCCCCGTCTCCCTGTACTCAGCCAGcccaaacattaaaacctacagcctgaacCGGCGTGGCTTCCCCTCGGGCTCAGCATGGACCCCGACTGCACAAGAGGACCCTGCACACTGAAGAATCTCCAGAAGACCCCTGGCCGCACGCTGAAGAATCTCCAGAAGACCCCCGGCCGCACGCTGAAGAATCTCcagaagacccccccccccccagccgcacGCTGAAGAATCTCCAGAAGACCCCCCCCAGCCGCACGCTGAAGAATCTCCAGAAGACCCCCCGGCCGCACGCTGAAGAATCTCCAGAAGACCCCACCCGGCCGCACGCTGAAGAATCTCCAGAAGACCCCCCCCGGCCATACGCTGAAGAATCTCCAGAAGACCCCTGGCTGCACGCTGAAGAATCTCCAGAAGACCCCCCGGCTGCATGCTAAAGAATCTCCAGAAGACCCCCGGCCGCACGCTGAAGAATCTCCAGAAGACCCCCGGCCGCACGCTGACGAATCTCCAGAAGACTCCCGGCCGCACGCTGAAGAATCTCCAGAAGACCCCCGGCCGCACGGTGAAGAATCTCCAGAAGACCCCACCCGGCCGCACGCTGAAGAATCTCCAGAAGACCCCCCCGGCCATACGCTGAAGAATCTCCAGAAGACCCCTGGCTGCACGCTGAAGAATCTCCAGAAGACCCCCCGGCTGCATGCTAAAGAATCTCCAGAAGACCCCCGGCCGCACGCTGAAGAATCTCCAGAAGACCCCCGGCCGCACGCTGAAGAATCTCCAGAAGACTCCCGGCCGCACGCTGAAGAATCTCCAGAAGACCCCCGGCCGCACGGTGAAGAATCTCCAGAAGACCCCACCCGGCTGCACGCTGAAGAATCTCCAGAAGACCCCCCCGGCCGCACGCTGAAGAATCTCCAGAAGACCCCCCCCCGGCCGCACGCTGAAGAATCTCCAGAAGACCCCTGGCCGCACGCTGAAGAATCTCCAGAAGACCTCCCGGCCGCACGCTGAAGAATCTCCAGAAGACCCCCCCGGCTGCACGCTAAAGAATCTCCAGAAGACCCCCAGCCACACGCTAAAGAATCTCCAGAAGACCCCCGGCCGCACGCTGAAGAATCTCCAGAAGACCCCCGGCCGCACGCTGAAGAATCTCCAGAAGACCCCCGGCCGCACGCTAAAGAATCTGCAGAAGACCCCCGGCCGCTCACGAGGACCCCGCACACCGAAGAATCTCCAGAAGACCCCCAGCTGCTCACGAGGACCCCACCCACTGAAGGATCTCCAGGAGACCCCTGTCTGCAGACAACCCTGCCCACTGAAGAATCTCCAGAAGACTCCTGGCCACACATGAGGACCCCACCCACTGAAGTCTCCAGAAGACCCCCGGCCGCACACGAGGACTCCGCACGCTGAAGAATCTCCAGAAGACCCCCGGCCGCACGCTGAAGAATCTCCAGAAGACCCCCCCCAGCCGCACGCTGAAGAATCTCCAGAAGACCCCCCCCAGCCGCACGCTGAAGAATCTCCAGAAGACCCCCCGGCCGCACGCTGAAGAATCTCCAGAAGACCCCACCCGGCCGCACGCTGAAGAATCTCCAGAAGACCCCCCCAGCCACACGCTGAAGAATCTCCAGAAGACCCCTGGCTGCACGCTGAAGAATCTCCAGAAGACCCCCTGGCTGCATGCTAAAGAATCTCCAGAAGACCCCCGGCCGCATGCTGAAGAATCTCCAGAAGACCCCCGGCCGCACGCTGAAGAATCTCCAGAAGACCCCCGGCCGCACGGTGAAGAATCTCCAGAAGACCCCCGGCCGCACGGTGAAGAATCTCCAGAAGACCCCACCCGGCTGCACGCTGAAGAATCTCCAGAAGACCCCCCCGGCCGCATGCTGAAGAATCTCCAGAAGACCCCGGCTGCACACGAGGGCCCCGCCCACTGAAGAATCTCCAGAAGACCCCCAGGCACACACGAGGACCCCATCCACTGAAGTCTCCAGAAGGCCACATATGAGGACTCCACACACTGAAGAATCTCCAGAAGACCCCTGGCTGCAGACGACCCCGCACGCTGAAGAATCTCCAGAAGACCCCCGGCCGCACGCTGAAGAATCTCCAGAAGACCCCCGGCCGCACGCTTTAGAATCTCCAGAAGACCCCCGGCCGCACGCTGAAGAATCTCCCGAAGACCCCCGGCCGCACGCTGAAGAATCTCCAGAAGACCCACGGCCGCACGCTGAAGAATCTCCAGAAGACCCACGGCCGCACTCGAGGACCCCACCCACTGAAGTCTCCAGGAGGCCGTAAATGAGGACTCCGCACACTGAAGAATCTCCAGAAGACCCCTGGCACACGGGCACCCCAGAAACCCCCCAGCTGCACACAGGAACGCACCATATGATCCTCGGCAGCAAACGAGGACACCTCAAACTGATGAAGACCCAGAAGTCTCCCAGCCGCACATGAGGACCCCTCATACTGAGGAATCTCCTGAAGACCCCTGGCTGCACATTGGGATGCCCCAGAACACCACGGCGCACATGGAAACGCCCCAAAAAATAAGGAATCCCCAGAAGACCTGCCGCACACATAAACCGCCATTTTGGAGATGAAATGATCCAGTCATTGCTGTGACGGGTTTATCGCGACGGAGGGGCCAAAAGAGCACAGcatctgatttttcctactcctgcactgtttagaagcactttgttgagggaggatctaaagtgatccttcacggttaactcagtgatttccaaattaatctacagggagttgccggcaact contains:
- the HP1BP3 gene encoding heterochromatin protein 1-binding protein 3 isoform X1 is translated as MPIRRSVNSSSQESAPKSRAAAAAAVESEDKKAEADASSEESASTGEEQETPPATSSEAEQPKEATEEKAAEGAVSEDAKKDGDKEPAKEKKVKKTIPTWATLSASQLARAQKQTHMASSSRPKMDEILTEAIKACFQKTGASVVSIRKYIISKYPSLELEKRGYLLKQSLKRALQRGNIRQVKGKGASGSFVVVSNSSKSASKSRDKKKSSLAAGEQPNVKLEDILPLAFTRLCEPKEASYSLIKKYVAQYYPKLKVEVRPQLLKNALQRAVEKGQLEQITGKGASGTFQLKRAGDKPLLSGGGFEDAILSAITAMNEPKTCSTTAIKKYVLENHPGVNSSFQVHLLKRTLQKCEKNGWMEQISGKGFSGTYQLSFPYYPSPIILFPDKASEEEEEEESDNESEESEEEESEEESEDEEPPPKRRMQKKAAPSKSRSRAPPPKAKKRAPAPRGKARSAPKKAPAPPPSKAKKGKAAPPPPPPAKKPASRASKQPAPAKKAVKPAAKGKSSARKSLRSRK
- the HP1BP3 gene encoding heterochromatin protein 1-binding protein 3 isoform X2 codes for the protein MPIRRSVNSSSQESAPKSRAAAAAAVESEDKKAEADASSEESASTGEEQETPPATSSEAEQPKEATEEKAAEGAVSEDAKKDGDKEPAKEKKVKKTIPTWATLSASQLARAQKQTHMASSSRPKMDEILTEAIKACFQKTGASVVSIRKYIISKYPSLELEKRGYLLKQSLKRALQRGNIRQVKGKGASGSFVVVSNSSKSASKSRDKKSSLAAGEQPNVKLEDILPLAFTRLCEPKEASYSLIKKYVAQYYPKLKVEVRPQLLKNALQRAVEKGQLEQITGKGASGTFQLKRAGDKPLLSGGGFEDAILSAITAMNEPKTCSTTAIKKYVLENHPGVNSSFQVHLLKRTLQKCEKNGWMEQISGKGFSGTYQLSFPYYPSPIILFPDKASEEEEEEESDNESEESEEEESEEESEDEEPPPKRRMQKKAAPSKSRSRAPPPKAKKRAPAPRGKARSAPKKAPAPPPSKAKKGKAAPPPPPPAKKPASRASKQPAPAKKAVKPAAKGKSSARKSLRSRK